A genomic segment from Streptomyces sp. NBC_01233 encodes:
- a CDS encoding glycosyltransferase family 4 protein codes for MADVMQGRTHSEPDSAQPGSCPRLVYVVPHLSEDESEHFAHIPALLAALGQRVDVAAAVERGNPPAQLAGVRLLMRVPGRHRIGRMLGTALTVHRLSRAGYRTYFLRYSTLFVIVLILTYPLYRHRILLWRSGLPDVRSPEQPRTLRLRAHEFVNLLTARLVHCLVTGPETMVPLMAGVWGVPSQRMRLLYNDIDAERFAPLDEAARDGARTELGWDEQEFIVLFVHRLSYRKGVTLLAPLLDAVASAPQVRDCGLRVRLVVAGDGPDRPRLEREAADPARSGRMQLMGAVPNRDLPRLYAAADVVVMPSYEEGFPRVLLEAMASGTPVVTTDAGGSVDVVGADYPYVAPVGDLDALAGHLRSLAAVPRADRCELGLRLRHRAQSEFSPERVAAMLHALL; via the coding sequence ATGGCCGACGTGATGCAGGGCAGGACACACAGCGAACCGGACTCCGCCCAGCCCGGTTCGTGCCCGCGGCTCGTCTATGTGGTGCCCCACCTGTCTGAAGACGAGTCCGAACACTTCGCGCACATCCCGGCGTTGCTGGCGGCTCTGGGACAGCGTGTCGACGTCGCGGCCGCTGTGGAGCGCGGCAATCCTCCGGCGCAACTCGCCGGGGTCCGTCTCCTGATGCGCGTACCCGGCCGGCACCGGATCGGCCGGATGCTGGGCACCGCGCTCACGGTCCACCGCCTGTCCCGCGCCGGCTACCGGACCTACTTCCTGCGCTACTCCACCCTCTTCGTTATCGTCCTGATCCTGACCTACCCGCTGTACCGCCACCGCATCCTGCTCTGGCGCAGCGGTCTGCCCGACGTACGGAGTCCGGAGCAACCCAGGACCCTGCGGCTCAGGGCCCACGAGTTCGTCAACCTGCTGACGGCGCGGCTCGTGCACTGCCTGGTGACCGGCCCGGAGACCATGGTGCCGCTGATGGCCGGGGTGTGGGGCGTGCCGAGCCAACGGATGCGGCTGCTCTACAACGACATCGACGCCGAGCGCTTCGCCCCCCTGGACGAGGCCGCACGCGACGGGGCGCGAACCGAACTCGGCTGGGATGAGCAGGAGTTCATCGTGCTCTTCGTGCACCGGCTGTCGTATCGCAAGGGAGTCACCCTCCTCGCACCCCTGCTGGACGCGGTCGCTTCGGCCCCGCAGGTCCGTGACTGCGGCCTCCGGGTCCGGCTCGTGGTCGCCGGGGACGGCCCGGATCGGCCCCGCCTGGAACGCGAGGCGGCCGACCCGGCGAGGAGCGGACGCATGCAGCTGATGGGCGCCGTTCCCAATCGCGACCTGCCCCGGCTGTACGCGGCGGCGGACGTCGTCGTCATGCCGAGCTACGAGGAGGGCTTCCCGCGGGTGCTGCTGGAGGCGATGGCCTCGGGCACACCGGTGGTGACGACCGATGCAGGCGGTTCGGTGGACGTGGTGGGTGCCGACTACCCCTATGTGGCGCCGGTCGGTGACCTCGACGCGCTGGCCGGGCACCTTCGGTCTCTGGCGGCTGTTCCCCGTGCCGACCGGTGCGAGCTGGGGCTGCGGTTGCGGCACCGGGCGCAGAGTGAATTCTCCCCCGAGCGCGTGGCCGCGATGCTCCACGCGCTACTGTGA
- a CDS encoding glycosyltransferase — protein sequence MTTHSTAPVERQRITVVTISGHRQRDVEDSADFRSWNALADRLGHAWCIWAGPHLECDRGSMHVVRHPRRPGPQSLLWAAGSVRLGVRLARAAARRGETVVLNGAEPWGWLAAWTVSLVVRRPWLMDVHGDYLGLPVASLGRWRKAVLERSVVAFARRATERRVVAQSMADAFSQRGIPSALVPPRLQPVWEDPPVRTVPPLAGPGLSLLAVGRLVPSKGYDILLTALATLLETVPTARLRIVGDGPEKARLVDLAERLGLADKVTFLGARDIDEVRKEYARADLFVISSRDEGLPRTLLEAASAALPVVATRVGGIPAAVSGWPGIMLVPPGAGALAEGLRQVAAFPPRPEDLAAVRRKVLAVHAFSTNIEELGLLYRRVTARAPRLQ from the coding sequence ATGACCACACACTCCACCGCCCCCGTGGAACGGCAGCGCATCACCGTCGTGACCATCTCGGGCCACCGGCAGCGCGACGTCGAGGACTCCGCCGACTTCCGGTCGTGGAACGCGCTGGCCGACCGGCTCGGTCACGCCTGGTGCATCTGGGCGGGCCCGCACCTGGAGTGCGACCGCGGCTCGATGCACGTGGTACGGCACCCGCGCCGCCCGGGGCCGCAGTCCCTGCTGTGGGCCGCCGGCTCGGTCCGCCTCGGGGTGCGCCTCGCGCGTGCGGCAGCCCGCAGGGGCGAGACCGTCGTCCTCAACGGGGCGGAGCCGTGGGGCTGGCTGGCGGCCTGGACCGTGTCGCTGGTCGTCAGGCGTCCCTGGCTCATGGACGTCCACGGCGACTATCTCGGCCTGCCGGTCGCCTCACTCGGCCGATGGCGCAAGGCCGTCCTCGAACGGTCCGTCGTCGCGTTCGCCCGACGAGCCACCGAGCGCAGAGTGGTGGCCCAGTCGATGGCCGACGCGTTCTCGCAGCGCGGCATCCCGTCCGCTCTCGTGCCGCCGCGGCTCCAGCCTGTCTGGGAGGATCCGCCGGTCCGCACCGTCCCGCCGCTGGCCGGACCCGGTCTGTCCCTCCTCGCGGTTGGCCGGCTCGTACCGTCCAAGGGGTACGACATCCTCCTGACGGCGCTGGCCACGCTGCTCGAGACGGTCCCGACGGCCCGGCTGCGCATCGTCGGTGACGGTCCCGAGAAGGCGAGGCTCGTGGACCTTGCTGAACGGCTCGGCCTGGCCGACAAGGTCACCTTCCTCGGAGCACGCGACATCGACGAGGTGCGGAAGGAGTACGCGCGTGCCGACCTCTTCGTCATCTCGTCGAGGGACGAAGGGCTGCCGAGAACCCTGCTGGAAGCGGCGTCTGCGGCCCTTCCCGTCGTGGCGACCCGTGTCGGGGGCATTCCGGCTGCCGTGTCCGGCTGGCCCGGCATCATGCTGGTTCCGCCCGGCGCCGGGGCACTCGCCGAGGGTCTGCGCCAGGTGGCGGCGTTCCCGCCCCGGCCCGAGGACCTGGCCGCCGTACGCCGAAAAGTCCTCGCGGTCCACGCCTTCTCCACCAACATCGAGGAGCTCGGCCTCCTCTATCGCCGTGTCACGGCGCGGGCTCCGCGGTTGCAATAG
- a CDS encoding polysaccharide biosynthesis tyrosine autokinase: MDLHRFLKALARRWPTVVVCLVLAIGAALAATSLSTPVYEARTQLFVATRTGEDTAQLNQGQSFSQARVQSYAAIVATRQVTRPVVKELRLRTTPEELASRITAVAPLNTVLIDITVRDTEPKRAARIANAVARRFSAVVERLEAPKYAPDSERFRSSRTGDGASPVSLGVTQEAVAPIGPVSPRPLLNLAAGVLGGLLLGAGIVALRENLDTTLKTSEALGEFTALPGLGTIPYDRNAPGQPLVSADGRSNRVEAFRKLRTNLQFSQVDDPPRIIVVTSSVPGEGKTSTAVNLALSLAEAGVSTCLVDGDLRRPSVASTFGLVQDAGLTTVLIGQARIEDVMQQVGGGLSVLASGAVPPNPTVLLASARMEAVLRDLADTYEVVIVDSAPLLPVADTVGLAPLAHGALLVVRAAKTSREQVHTAAESLDRVGVRVLGTVLNMAPVPRGDRYGAYGSYGELPAPRGAERRREAAAATHLAGEK, from the coding sequence TTGGATCTCCACCGATTTCTGAAGGCTCTTGCCAGACGCTGGCCGACCGTCGTGGTCTGTCTGGTTCTCGCGATCGGGGCGGCGCTCGCCGCGACGAGCTTGAGCACACCCGTCTACGAGGCGAGGACCCAGCTCTTCGTCGCCACCCGCACCGGTGAGGACACCGCCCAACTGAACCAGGGTCAGAGCTTCTCGCAGGCGCGCGTGCAGTCGTACGCCGCGATCGTGGCCACCCGTCAGGTGACCCGGCCCGTGGTGAAGGAGCTGCGGCTGCGCACCACCCCGGAGGAACTAGCGTCCCGGATCACCGCCGTCGCCCCGCTCAACACCGTGCTCATCGACATCACCGTCCGGGACACCGAGCCCAAGCGTGCGGCGCGCATCGCCAACGCCGTGGCGCGGCGGTTCAGCGCGGTCGTCGAGCGACTGGAGGCGCCCAAGTACGCGCCCGACTCGGAGCGGTTCCGAAGCAGCCGTACGGGCGACGGTGCCTCACCCGTCTCCCTGGGCGTCACCCAGGAGGCCGTCGCCCCCATCGGTCCCGTCTCGCCCCGCCCGCTGCTGAACCTGGCCGCAGGAGTGCTCGGCGGCCTGCTGCTCGGTGCCGGAATCGTCGCCCTGCGCGAGAACCTCGACACCACGCTCAAGACGAGCGAGGCGCTGGGCGAGTTCACCGCGCTGCCGGGTCTCGGCACCATCCCGTACGACAGGAACGCCCCCGGGCAACCGCTCGTCAGCGCCGATGGGCGATCCAACCGCGTCGAGGCCTTCCGCAAGCTGCGCACCAACCTGCAGTTCTCGCAGGTCGACGACCCGCCCCGGATCATCGTGGTGACGAGTTCGGTGCCCGGTGAGGGCAAGACCAGCACCGCGGTGAATCTTGCCCTCTCGCTCGCCGAGGCAGGTGTCTCCACCTGTCTCGTGGACGGCGACCTGCGCCGTCCGAGTGTGGCCTCGACCTTCGGTCTCGTCCAGGACGCCGGTCTGACCACGGTGCTCATTGGACAGGCCCGCATCGAGGACGTGATGCAGCAGGTCGGCGGCGGACTCTCGGTGCTTGCCAGCGGCGCCGTACCACCGAATCCCACGGTGCTGCTCGCCTCGGCGCGGATGGAAGCGGTGCTGCGCGACCTGGCGGACACCTACGAGGTCGTGATCGTCGACAGCGCGCCGCTGCTGCCTGTCGCCGACACCGTCGGACTCGCTCCGCTCGCCCATGGCGCACTGCTCGTCGTCCGCGCCGCCAAGACCAGCCGGGAACAGGTCCACACTGCTGCGGAATCGCTGGACCGCGTGGGTGTCCGCGTCCTCGGCACCGTCCTCAATATGGCTCCGGTGCCCAGGGGCGACCGCTACGGTGCCTACGGGTCGTACGGCGAGCTGCCCGCTCCCCGTGGGGCGGAACGCCGGAGGGAGGCCGCTGCGGCGACGCATCTCGCGGGCGAGAAATGA
- a CDS encoding FkbM family methyltransferase, protein MAKMVWEHPANRGRRAQAFAAMAGWQAWKRMIGQPLELSVYGDMSFRAYPDSTQPGRFVYFGGLPDYEEMTFMKRYLRPGDGFIDGGANEGMFTLLAAQLVGPNGAVHAFEAVPAFVKRLQDNVGVNSLRCVTVHEMAIGAEQGTVSFVVRGSGSRIRTEADSDSDSAVQVRLGRLDETLPERSFAMGKLDVEGTEHLALRGADRLIARGEPAVWMLELVDKFLHRFGSTAREVRRWLGDHDYDMVLYDPDRNRLVPAPDQLSAGPDVLAVCRRRRPDVEARLAAAV, encoded by the coding sequence ATGGCCAAAATGGTCTGGGAACATCCCGCCAACCGTGGGCGGCGGGCTCAGGCCTTCGCCGCCATGGCGGGATGGCAAGCCTGGAAGAGGATGATCGGGCAGCCACTGGAATTGTCCGTATACGGCGACATGTCGTTCCGCGCCTATCCTGACAGCACGCAGCCGGGTCGTTTCGTCTATTTCGGCGGGCTTCCGGATTACGAAGAAATGACTTTCATGAAGCGATATCTCCGGCCTGGAGACGGGTTTATCGACGGCGGTGCCAACGAAGGAATGTTCACCTTGCTCGCCGCCCAGCTCGTGGGGCCGAACGGAGCCGTACACGCCTTCGAGGCCGTGCCCGCGTTTGTGAAACGGCTGCAGGACAACGTCGGCGTGAATTCCCTGCGTTGTGTGACGGTCCATGAAATGGCGATCGGGGCCGAGCAGGGCACCGTGTCGTTCGTTGTGAGGGGCTCTGGTTCACGCATCCGGACCGAGGCCGACAGCGACAGCGACAGCGCCGTGCAGGTGAGGCTCGGCCGGCTCGACGAGACCCTGCCCGAACGCTCCTTCGCGATGGGCAAGCTCGACGTCGAAGGCACGGAACACCTGGCCCTCCGTGGTGCAGACCGACTCATCGCCCGGGGCGAGCCGGCGGTGTGGATGCTCGAACTCGTCGACAAGTTCCTCCACCGCTTCGGCTCCACGGCCCGTGAGGTCCGTCGATGGCTCGGTGACCACGATTACGACATGGTGCTCTACGACCCGGACCGCAACCGGCTCGTCCCAGCGCCGGATCAGCTCTCCGCGGGGCCCGATGTACTGGCTGTGTGCCGCCGCCGACGGCCGGATGTGGAAGCGCGGCTCGCCGCTGCGGTCTGA
- a CDS encoding arsenate reductase/protein-tyrosine-phosphatase family protein translates to MTCVLFVCTGNVHRSVLAERLLAAKLPPGSAVRPESAGTEAWPRPGMESSTRAVLEKRGGDGSGFAARPLTAQLVVGAALVLGLAIEHREAAVRLAPSAMRRCFTLKEFVRLAAGGVRGGGAGREGPRDVDGFDVVVAAAAGRRGAAAPVPPVEDDVADPWGRPHPVLYECAREIDGAVSTLARLLGGGASV, encoded by the coding sequence ATGACCTGTGTCCTGTTCGTCTGCACGGGCAACGTGCACCGCTCGGTGCTTGCCGAGCGGCTGCTGGCCGCGAAGCTACCGCCCGGCTCGGCCGTGCGGCCGGAGAGCGCCGGCACCGAGGCGTGGCCCCGGCCCGGTATGGAGAGCTCCACCAGGGCGGTGCTGGAGAAGCGGGGAGGTGACGGCTCCGGCTTCGCGGCCCGCCCGCTCACCGCGCAGCTCGTCGTGGGAGCGGCGCTGGTCCTCGGGCTTGCCATCGAGCACAGGGAGGCGGCCGTGCGGCTTGCGCCGTCGGCGATGCGGCGCTGCTTCACCCTGAAGGAATTCGTGCGTCTCGCCGCGGGAGGAGTGCGGGGCGGGGGAGCGGGCCGGGAAGGCCCGCGGGACGTGGACGGTTTCGACGTCGTCGTCGCGGCTGCGGCCGGCCGTCGGGGTGCCGCCGCCCCGGTCCCGCCAGTCGAGGACGACGTCGCAGACCCGTGGGGGAGGCCCCACCCTGTGCTGTACGAGTGCGCCCGCGAGATCGACGGGGCGGTGAGCACGCTCGCCCGGCTGCTGGGCGGCGGGGCGAGCGTCTGA
- a CDS encoding NAD-dependent epimerase/dehydratase family protein translates to MSAAHCIERAVVTGAAGFIGSHVVEALLQRGATVLGIDRRSPRDNTLAAENLKGVMGHPGFRLVQGDLVTDELKPWVHAADAVFHLAAIPGVRPSWGDGFGEYLACNVLATQRLMDACQSSGVRRLVLASSSSVYGDAVGRGPLREEDATAPLSPYGVTKLAAERLALAYALAPASPTSVVALRYFTVYGPRQRPDMAIGRMLRGILTGEPLQLYGDGHQRRDFTFVTDAVAATVAAATADATAEAVNVGGGDSVSVLDVLRRIGDITGAKVPVRDDIHQPGDVQVTEANLTKARELLGYVPSITLTEGIERQWKWLSTRSRGPLHDAAAVTA, encoded by the coding sequence ATGAGTGCGGCTCATTGCATCGAACGCGCTGTTGTGACCGGGGCGGCGGGCTTCATCGGCTCCCATGTCGTAGAGGCCCTGCTGCAACGCGGGGCCACCGTTCTCGGCATCGACCGGCGCTCGCCCCGCGACAACACCTTGGCGGCGGAGAACCTCAAGGGCGTAATGGGACACCCAGGTTTCCGCCTGGTCCAGGGCGACCTCGTGACAGACGAGCTCAAGCCCTGGGTCCACGCCGCGGACGCCGTGTTTCACCTCGCGGCCATTCCGGGCGTCCGGCCGTCGTGGGGGGACGGCTTCGGCGAGTACCTCGCGTGCAACGTACTGGCGACGCAGCGGTTGATGGACGCATGCCAGTCCTCGGGTGTCCGCCGCCTCGTCCTCGCCTCGTCCTCCAGCGTCTACGGGGACGCCGTCGGCAGGGGCCCCCTGCGCGAGGAGGACGCCACCGCTCCTCTGTCACCGTACGGGGTGACCAAGCTCGCGGCCGAACGTCTTGCTCTCGCCTACGCGCTCGCCCCGGCAAGCCCCACGAGCGTGGTCGCGCTGCGTTACTTCACGGTGTACGGCCCCCGGCAGCGGCCGGACATGGCTATCGGCCGGATGTTGCGCGGAATCCTCACGGGAGAGCCGCTGCAGCTTTACGGGGACGGCCACCAGCGCCGGGACTTCACCTTCGTCACGGACGCCGTGGCAGCCACTGTCGCCGCAGCGACCGCAGATGCGACCGCGGAGGCGGTCAACGTGGGCGGAGGGGACAGCGTTTCGGTGCTCGACGTGCTGAGGAGGATCGGCGACATCACCGGGGCGAAGGTTCCGGTGCGCGACGACATCCACCAGCCAGGCGATGTGCAGGTGACCGAAGCGAATCTCACGAAGGCACGTGAGCTGCTCGGTTACGTCCCCTCGATCACGTTGACCGAGGGGATCGAGCGCCAGTGGAAATGGCTGTCCACCCGTTCCCGCGGCCCTCTCCACGACGCGGCTGCCGTGACGGCGTGA
- a CDS encoding acyltransferase, producing the protein MIQEHARIAIGQRTLVGRHVELVPQGGSITIGSDCSLNNHVVLYGAGGITVQDGCRIATGVVIVAFNHGVDDLALPIRCQPITARGVVVGNDVWIGAHSVLLDGVTVGSGSVIGAGSVVTRDVPEYAVVAGNPARVLRRRGVSQRTAIATAEPAP; encoded by the coding sequence GTGATCCAGGAGCATGCCCGCATCGCCATCGGGCAGCGGACCCTGGTCGGCCGCCACGTGGAGCTGGTCCCGCAGGGCGGCTCCATCACGATCGGCAGCGATTGCTCACTGAACAACCACGTCGTCCTCTACGGCGCCGGCGGGATCACCGTGCAGGACGGGTGCCGCATCGCGACCGGCGTCGTCATCGTCGCCTTCAACCACGGGGTCGACGACCTCGCCCTCCCTATCCGCTGCCAGCCGATCACGGCCCGAGGCGTCGTCGTCGGGAACGACGTGTGGATCGGGGCACACTCGGTCCTGCTGGACGGGGTGACCGTCGGGTCGGGCAGCGTGATCGGAGCGGGGTCGGTCGTCACGCGCGACGTCCCCGAGTACGCCGTCGTGGCCGGCAACCCCGCGCGCGTGCTGCGTCGCCGCGGGGTCTCGCAGCGGACGGCTATTGCAACCGCGGAGCCCGCGCCGTGA
- a CDS encoding WbqC family protein, producing MRVTIHQPEHLPWLGLLAKVAASDLWIVLDAVPYRKNYFQNRNRVMLDGRPTWLTVPVTAPFGTRICDVRICEMPSWRRRYRGRLIQAVSGTRGVDRIDDLLSVIDAAPPGGSLADLNLDLADWMLSQFDVKVPTARSSELDATGTKSELILNLCRAVGADEYLAGPSGRDYLDLDAFAEHGITVRFFDFDHPTYAQGCEPFVPRLSAVDAWSRVPPAELASLLTRYRLQAV from the coding sequence ATGAGGGTCACCATCCACCAGCCCGAGCACCTGCCGTGGCTCGGCCTCCTGGCCAAGGTCGCCGCGTCGGACCTGTGGATCGTTCTCGACGCCGTGCCGTACCGGAAGAACTACTTCCAGAACCGCAACCGGGTCATGCTGGACGGCCGGCCCACCTGGTTGACGGTTCCGGTGACCGCCCCGTTCGGCACGCGGATCTGCGATGTGCGGATCTGCGAGATGCCATCCTGGCGGCGTCGCTACCGTGGCCGCCTGATCCAGGCGGTGTCCGGGACCCGGGGCGTGGACCGTATCGACGACCTGCTATCGGTGATCGATGCGGCACCGCCCGGCGGCTCCCTGGCCGACCTCAACCTCGACCTCGCGGACTGGATGCTGTCACAGTTCGACGTCAAGGTGCCGACGGCTCGTTCTTCCGAGCTCGACGCCACCGGGACCAAGTCCGAACTGATCCTCAATCTGTGCCGGGCGGTAGGCGCCGACGAGTACCTCGCCGGGCCCTCGGGGCGCGACTACCTGGACCTTGACGCCTTCGCCGAGCACGGGATCACCGTGCGCTTCTTCGACTTCGACCACCCGACGTACGCCCAGGGCTGCGAACCCTTCGTACCGCGTCTGTCGGCCGTCGACGCCTGGTCGAGGGTCCCCCCGGCCGAGCTGGCGTCCCTGCTGACCCGCTACCGGCTCCAGGCCGTGTGA
- a CDS encoding glycosyltransferase family 4 protein, with the protein MHIVRVSYRVPPMPGGMERHVEYLTRHQVNGGNRVTMSFRHGATVPVGATRLPLRRIPRSRMLGPVSDRLAFAAEAAAAIKDLCAARRNVDVVHLHGDHIEAAGLGPVCRRLGIPLFLTVHAALTDRHQWLARHAFRHVRAFIALGSATAADLAARGVDRERILTMSSGLELSAMPSPIDALAREPGLIVSVGALNPMKNHHLLIEAFHELAHSRPGMRLVIAGEGPERDRLNRLAAAGPGVELVGPLRRQKVYDLVRRAEVFVLASRRLSGKGEGVPTAALEALALGTPVVVSSDASLDPVVTDREAYRVFPSGSKADLVHVLRTVLDDGPGRNRMSELGVRAAAELDWSRVAKRVEKWYRAAPEQLHSFA; encoded by the coding sequence ATGCACATCGTGCGGGTGAGCTACCGGGTCCCCCCAATGCCGGGAGGAATGGAACGCCATGTCGAATACCTGACGCGTCATCAGGTCAATGGCGGAAACCGGGTGACGATGTCGTTCCGGCACGGGGCGACGGTACCGGTCGGAGCCACGCGACTGCCGCTCCGAAGGATCCCCCGGTCCCGGATGCTCGGGCCGGTGTCCGACCGGCTCGCTTTCGCGGCGGAAGCCGCTGCGGCGATCAAGGACCTCTGCGCCGCCCGACGCAACGTGGACGTTGTGCATCTCCACGGCGACCACATCGAGGCCGCCGGGCTGGGTCCCGTGTGCCGACGCCTGGGAATTCCGCTGTTCCTGACGGTGCATGCGGCACTCACCGACCGGCATCAGTGGCTCGCACGGCACGCTTTCCGGCATGTGAGGGCCTTCATCGCCCTGGGGTCGGCGACCGCTGCCGACCTCGCGGCGCGTGGCGTGGACCGGGAACGCATCCTCACCATGTCCAGCGGCCTGGAGTTGTCCGCCATGCCGTCCCCCATCGATGCTCTGGCCCGTGAGCCCGGCCTGATCGTCAGCGTCGGCGCGCTGAACCCGATGAAGAACCACCATCTGCTCATCGAGGCGTTCCACGAACTGGCGCACAGTCGGCCGGGCATGCGTCTGGTGATCGCGGGAGAAGGCCCGGAGCGGGACCGCCTCAACCGGCTCGCAGCGGCGGGTCCGGGAGTCGAACTGGTCGGTCCGCTGCGCCGACAGAAGGTCTACGACCTGGTCCGGCGAGCCGAAGTGTTCGTCCTCGCGTCACGCAGACTCTCCGGGAAGGGCGAAGGCGTGCCCACGGCGGCGCTGGAGGCGCTCGCGCTGGGCACGCCCGTCGTGGTGTCCTCGGACGCCTCGCTCGATCCGGTGGTCACCGACCGCGAGGCCTATCGGGTCTTCCCATCAGGCTCGAAGGCGGACCTGGTGCATGTTCTGAGAACCGTGCTCGACGACGGACCGGGCCGCAACCGGATGAGTGAGCTCGGGGTACGTGCGGCCGCGGAGCTGGACTGGTCCCGGGTCGCAAAGCGCGTCGAGAAGTGGTACCGAGCAGCGCCGGAACAGCTGCACTCCTTCGCATGA
- a CDS encoding FkbM family methyltransferase has protein sequence MTRRAVGGMRVFLDVGGHYGESLDVALDPRWGFERIYSFEPAEPCQRILRGFRDSRVHIVPAGLSSRTGRATLFGAGLLGASVYADKGELGDGHVRAETIALLRATDWLRANTSAHDEIYLKLNCEGSECDVLEDLLDSGVISRLRSIYVDFDVRKIPSQAHRHAIVEDRLRHHSQRFVTPDSLKSHGGGAAVREWLVLVSPHSPAAASTVRYRLGLHRPPYIWATHAARAALPRPIYALAARRFGAQARQRTGADRG, from the coding sequence GTGACACGGAGAGCGGTGGGCGGCATGCGCGTCTTCCTTGATGTCGGCGGACACTACGGCGAGTCCCTCGACGTTGCCCTCGACCCCCGCTGGGGCTTCGAGAGGATCTACTCGTTCGAGCCGGCGGAACCCTGCCAGCGCATTCTCCGGGGGTTCCGCGACTCCCGGGTGCACATCGTGCCGGCCGGCCTGTCCAGCAGGACAGGGCGGGCGACCCTGTTCGGGGCGGGTCTGCTCGGAGCGAGTGTGTATGCCGACAAGGGTGAGTTGGGCGACGGGCACGTCCGGGCGGAGACCATCGCCCTGCTGCGTGCCACGGACTGGCTGCGGGCGAACACGTCGGCCCACGACGAGATCTACCTCAAGCTCAACTGCGAAGGCAGTGAGTGCGACGTGCTCGAGGATCTCCTGGACAGCGGCGTGATCAGCCGGCTGCGGAGCATCTACGTCGACTTCGACGTCCGCAAGATCCCCAGCCAGGCCCATCGGCACGCGATCGTGGAGGACAGACTGCGACACCACAGCCAGAGGTTCGTCACGCCCGATTCCCTGAAGAGTCACGGAGGCGGCGCCGCGGTGCGGGAGTGGCTCGTCCTGGTGAGCCCGCATTCACCCGCCGCGGCGAGCACGGTGCGCTACCGTCTCGGACTCCACCGCCCGCCCTACATCTGGGCCACGCACGCCGCGCGGGCCGCGCTGCCGCGACCCATCTACGCGCTCGCAGCGCGCCGCTTCGGCGCCCAGGCCCGGCAACGGACCGGGGCCGACCGCGGCTGA
- a CDS encoding class I SAM-dependent methyltransferase — MRTLGTGIRRYTAPSIMDFTRSGGKLTTSAPGFLRELGWETTEIERVLGEYQEVTEELTARYADTALCYPRTHGVEAETSAVLYGLSRLLKPQSVVETGVADGRSSWLILAALERNGSGVLHSFDVNHTAGRLVGEHPQWQLEILDPKDLAACFSRALERVGSIDLFFHDSDHLYLPQMFEYGQAWPRMTQSGIFASDDVNCSRAFLDFCGRRRQRPVFLFDSRKITGAVRLPGVPQRRAEQLQQQVG, encoded by the coding sequence ATGCGTACCCTCGGAACCGGCATCCGGCGGTACACGGCGCCGAGCATCATGGACTTCACCCGCTCCGGAGGGAAGCTGACCACATCGGCGCCGGGATTTCTGCGGGAACTGGGCTGGGAAACGACAGAGATCGAGCGCGTCCTGGGCGAGTACCAGGAGGTCACCGAAGAACTGACCGCCCGCTACGCCGACACGGCGCTCTGCTACCCCCGGACTCACGGCGTGGAAGCGGAGACCAGCGCGGTGCTGTACGGACTGAGCCGGCTGCTCAAGCCTCAGTCGGTGGTGGAGACCGGTGTGGCCGACGGCCGATCCTCATGGCTGATCCTCGCCGCACTCGAGCGCAATGGCTCAGGGGTGCTGCACAGCTTCGACGTCAACCACACCGCAGGCCGACTGGTCGGCGAACACCCGCAGTGGCAGCTGGAGATCCTCGACCCGAAGGACCTCGCGGCATGCTTCAGCCGGGCGCTGGAGCGCGTGGGGTCCATCGATTTGTTCTTCCACGACAGCGACCATCTGTATCTTCCGCAGATGTTCGAGTACGGGCAGGCCTGGCCCAGGATGACCCAGAGCGGCATCTTCGCCAGCGACGACGTCAACTGCAGCAGGGCCTTCTTGGACTTCTGCGGGCGCCGCCGTCAACGCCCGGTCTTCCTGTTCGACTCCAGAAAGATCACGGGCGCGGTGCGGTTGCCGGGCGTTCCGCAGCGGCGCGCTGAACAACTCCAGCAGCAGGTGGGCTAG